The following coding sequences lie in one Oncorhynchus kisutch isolate 150728-3 linkage group LG3, Okis_V2, whole genome shotgun sequence genomic window:
- the cd59a gene encoding CD59 glycoprotein, with translation MNNYSGICLVFCFAIFGLGSAIRCVKCKDYTGSCTKSQDCSYEDACLTLTERGGQTYRQCVKYSDCDYNRLAQMFPAVPNFNYNCCTGDLCNGATSIGTGKPLLGLLASLAVMWWCMH, from the exons ATGAACAATTATTCTGGGATATGCTTAGTGTTCTGTTTTGCAATATTTGGATTGG GCTCTGCCATCCGCTGTGTCAAATGCAAGGATTACACAGGGAGCTGCACAAAATCACAGGACTGCAGTTATGAGGATGCCTGCCTGACACTGACTGAGAGAG GGGGACAGACGTATCGGCAGTGCGTCAAGTACTCTGACTGCGACTACAATCGACTGGCCCAGATGTTCCCAGCTGTACCAAACTTCAACTACAACTGTTGCACCGGTGATCTATGCAACGGAGCCACATCCATTGGCACTGGCAAGCCCTTGCTGGGCCTTCTTGCCTCATTGGCAGTGATGTGGTGGTGCATGCACTAA
- the aplnr2 gene encoding apelin receptor 2, with amino-acid sequence MSDSELLPSASPSPPLFHQCDYREWRPTWVIIPSVYLLVFVLGSLGNGLVLWSYLDRPEGKPAGVGTCTNRRLQQSGRSSTPKLSDSSRSLTDSLIASLAAADLAFVVTLPLWAAHTALDYHWPFGKPLCQVSSYLVALNMYASVFSLTVLSMERYWVIAGRRRSSRAQGSGVCRAAWVVGSVWVVAGILALPALLLRTVREVDVGGQYEEDWQTAEEEEHSDHDHMPMFISSCMMDYSGLISAELEEDDREQAELLWTAALGLKSTLIGFLLPLIILLICYCSLGRLLSRHFGQGPRPDRRRQRRLLRVIVTLVLAFFLCWLPFHANKTLSMLVDLELLPYSCLFDWTLVAAHPYATCLGYVNSCLNPLLYACCDVAFRKRCRALLQWLWCRGRCGCGSPMTVNDDDNREQASRSSAIPSGTRKETGDGIEGKDDVRHGRD; translated from the coding sequence ATGTCGGACTCTGAGCTGCTGCCCTCAGCATCCCCCTCTCCGCCCCTGTTTCACCAGTGTGACTACAGAGAATGGAGACCCACATGGGTAATCATACCCTCAGTCTATCTCCTGGTATTTGTTTTGGGCTCCCTGGGAAATGGGCTTGTCCTCTGGTCATACCTGGATCGACCTGAGGGTAAACCAGCCGGCGTGGGGACCTGCACCAATCGGCGTCTTCAGCAATCTGGAAGGAGTTCTACCCCCAAGTTGTCTGACTCCTCCCGTTCCCTTACTGACTCACTCATTGCCAGCCTGGCAGCAGCAGACCTGGCTTTTGTGGTAACCCTGCCCTTGTGGGCAGCCCACACAGCGCTAGACTACCACTGGCCCTTTGGCAAGCCTCtttgccaagtcagcagctattTAGTGGCCCTCAACATGTATGCCAGTGTGTTCTCCCTTACGGTCCTGAGCATGGAGCGTTACTGGGTTATTGCTGGCCGACGGCGGTCCAGTAGGGCCCAGGGGAGTGGAGTCTGCCGAGCTGCTTGGGTAGTGGGGAGCGTTTGGGTGGTGGCAGGTATCCTTGCTCTTCCTGCGCTGCTACTGAGGACTGTAAGGGAGGTGGATGTAGGGGGTCAGTATGAAGAAGACTGGCAGACAGCTGAGGAAGAGGAACACTCGGATCATGATCACATGCCGATGTTCATATCTTCCTGTATGATGGACTACTCTGGTCTTATCTCAGCAGAGCTGGAGGAAGATGACAGGGAGCAGGCAGAGCTACTGTGGACGGCGGCTCTAGGACTTAAATCCACCCTGATTGGCTTTCTATTGCCTCTGATCATCTTATTGATATGTTACTGCTCCCTAGGCCGCCTCCTCAGCCGCCATTTTGGACAGGGTCCTCGCCCCGACCGCCGACGCCAACGCCGCCTTTTGCGAGTTATCGTCACCTTAGTGCTAGCCTTCTTCCTCTGCTGGCTTCCCTTTCATGCCAACAAAACACTTTCCATGCTCGTGGATTTAGAGCTGCTGCCCTACTCCTGCCTATTTGACTGGACTCTGGTTGCAGCTCACCCCTATGCTACCTGTCTAGGGTATGTCAATAGTTGCCTCAACCCCCTTCTATATGCTTGTTGTGATGTGGCCTTTCGGAAGCGCTGCCGGGCCTTACTGCAGTGGTTGTGGTGCAGGGGTAGGTGTGGGTGTGGGAGTCCAATGACAGTAAATGATGATGACAATAGGGAACAAGCCAGCCGGAGTTCTGCAATTCCTTCTGGAACACGCAAGGAAACAGGAGATGGAATTGAGGGGAAGGATGACGTGAGGCATGGCAGAGACTGA